From Rhodococcus sp. B7740:
CACTGCGCATACCCACCCCTTCGCCGCCCGCACACCCACTCCGACGGAGATCAACGTAGATGCGCGGCCCGTCCGTCGGGACGGCTTGGCGATTGTTTAGGGCAAGTCGCAAGCGCCCACGGCACGCGCTCGAGATAGGTCACAACGAGTTTTGCCGAAATGGTGGATCACGCGTTGATAACAACCTATGATCGATCCTGTTAGAGGCCCGGAAACAAACTTGAAGTACGAAAACGCCGCGGTTTCGTCGGGGATTGCATACATTGAGCCGTGGAAGCGCATCGATACGCGTGAGTGAGTTTGCTTTCTCGAGACCTGAAGAATCCAACACGAAGGGTTGATCTGTGACCGTTCACAACTCGACTAGCCTCGGAATCATGGTCGCGGGTCAGCCTGCGTCGGCTCCTCTTCGCGACTTCCGCGCGGTGGCTCGGCTCCTCGTGGGGCACTTCGCCGCCAACACCCCCTGCGGGTCGTTGCCGGGCGAACAGCTTCACGGCGACGTCACCGAATTCACCGTCAAGTGCATCAGTATCGCCGTGCAGATGCTCGACGAAAGACGTGCTCCGGCGGAGTCCGACCTGGCCGAACTCCGCGCCAAGGCCAGTCAGTGGGCGCGGGAGGGTGTGCCCCTCGAGTCCGTCCTCAGCGTCTACCATGAGGGCATCCAGATCGGCTGGAATCTCGTGTCCAAGCGGGCAGGTGAAGGCGACGCCGCCCAACTGATCGAGGCCGCGCGGATGTTCGTGCTGCTGTCGGAGAAGGTATCTATCGCGGCCAGCAAGAGCTACGTCGAGGAGCTCCAATCGGTGGCCAGTGAGCATCACACGGCAGCGCACACCCTGGTGACCTCGCTGCTCAGCGGCCACAATGCGGTGTCGATGGCCCGTCAGTCCGGCATCGAGCTCGCCGACAGTTACCTCGTGCTCGCCATCTCGGTGCCGCCGCACCCCGACGAGAACGACCCCAATATCCAGAAGACCGTCGCCGCCCGTCGAAAGCTGCGCCGCGTTCAGGCCGAACTGGCCACGATCTGCGGTCGCACCCCCCTGTCTCTGCTGAGCACCGAAGGCGGCACCGTGCTGATCCCGGGTGTTCACGACGAAGAGTGGGTCGAGGCCCTGGTGCACCGCATCGGTACCGCCGCCGAGGTTCCCGTCACCGTCACCGCCGAGCAGGCCGCTACCGCCGACATCCCCACCGCAGCCGATCAGGTCCACGAACTGCTGTCGTTGGCGCACCAGCTGCACCGTCCGTCCGGGCTGTACCGCATGGACGACCTGGTGCTCGAATACCAGCTCACGCGACCGGGACCCGGCCGTCGCCACCTGACCCAGATCCTCGAGCCACTCGACTCGTCGCCGGAGCTGCTCGAGACCCTCGAGATCCACATCTCCCACGATCTGAACCGTCAGCGGTCCGCACGCCAGCTCCACCTGCACACCAACACCGTCGATTACCGCCTCAAGCGGATCGCCCAGCTCACCGGGTTCGACCCGACCCGTCCCTCGGGTATCCGACACCTGCAGGCCGCTCTGGTGGCCCGACGCCTCGAATCCTCGCGCGGCGCAGCGTGATCTGAGAACTCCGACCGGTTTCTCGACCCGACGGCAGGTAGCGTCGGAAGTATTCGAGGAGCAGGGGATTGTTGGATGACGAAGTTGAAGCTCGAGCTGTCCGGTGTGGTCAAGGAGTACCCCACCGGCGAGCAACCGGTACGCGCGTTGGACGGTATCGATCTCACGATCGAGGGTGGCCAGTTCGTCTCGCTCGTCGCGCCGTCCGGTGCCGGCAAGTCGACGCTGCTGCACATGCTCGGCGCACTCGACACGCCCACGTCGGGTTCCATCCGGTTCGACGACGTCGAGGTCACCACCCTCGACGACAATGCTCAATCCGATTTCCGACGCCACCAGGTGGGGTTCGTCTTCCAATTCTTCAACCTGCTGCCGACCATGTCCGCATGGGAGAACGTCGCCGTTCCCAAGCTGCTCGACGGCACCCCCATCAAGAAGGCCAAGTCCGACGCGATGCGTCTGCTCGACATGGTCGGACTCTCCAACCGATCCGAGCACCGTCCGGCGCAGTTGTCGGGCGGTCAGATCCAGCGCATCGCGATCGCACGGGCATTGATGATGGATCCGGCACTGCTGATCGCCGACGAACCGACCGGCAATCTCGACTCGAAGACCTCCCACAACGTCCTGGAGATTCTTGCCGAGGTGGCGCACGCCAGTGACGGGCGTCGAGCGGTGGTGATGGCGACCCACGACCTCGAGGCGGCACGGTCCACCGATCGCATCGTCAGCATGATCGACGGTCGCGTCGAGACCGACACTCCCACGGCCGGCCTCGATCGGTGATAGGCACCGCGCTCAGCAGATTTCGAGTCATCAGCCTGCGCGACCTCCGCATGCACTGGGTGCGTTCGTTGGTCTCGGCCGGCGTCGTCGCCGTCGCGGCCGGGTTGCTCATCGCCGTCCTCGGCACGTACGGGTCCTTGACCGGATCCGTCGAGCGTCTCGCGGTGTCGATCGCAGGTAACGCCGACTACGAGGTCGTCGGTGTCACCGACTCGGGCTTCGATCAGAGCGAGCTCGACGCAGTTCGCGCGGTCCCCGGTGTCGAGACCGCAGTCCCACTGCTGCGCAGCACCGTTCGGTCCGACGTCGGAGACCTGACGATTCTCGGTGTCGACTCGTCCATCACGGCACTGCAATCCGACCTCGAAGGCGCAGTCGGAAACGCGGCCGGGTTGCTCACCGACCCGGCCGGGGTATTGGTCGGAGCCGCAACAGGTCTGACTCAGGGCGACACCGTCACGATCGACGATGTTCCGACGACGGTGGTCGGTGTGGTCGACGGCCCGGGGACGCAGCGGATCGGCGGGGGCATGTTCGCCGTTGCGCTCATCCCGACGGCTCAGACGCTCACCGACCGCCCCGATCAACTCGATTCGATCTTCGTTCTCGGCAGCGGCGACGCTCTGCGCACCGACCTCGACGCCGCACTGGCGGGCCGGGTGTCGGTGATGAATCCCGACTTCAGGGCCAACCGCGCGAACCAGGCGATGAGCCTGACTCGCAATGCCACACTGATGGTCTCGCTCATCGCGTTCGTCGTCGCGGCGTTCCTCGTCTTCAACGTCATGAACATGGCCATCGCGAAGCGTCGACCCACCATCTCTCTGCTCCGGGCAGTCGGTGGCCGCCGCGGCGATATCGTCCGCGACCTGTTGTTCGAGTCCGTTCTGGTCGGGCTCGTCGGCGGTGCCGTCGGCGTTCCGCTGGGAATCGTGATGGGCCGCATCGCGATCGAGAGTCTGCCGCCGTTCCTCTCGCAGGCCTTCGATGCGCGGATCGAATACGTGTTGCCCGGCTTCGCGATTCCGGTGGCGATCGTGGCCTGTGTGCTGGCCTGCGCGGGCGCCTCGGCCGTCGCGGCGGTTCAGGTCTATCGCATCTCGCCGATCGAGGCGCTCGCGGTCGGCGGCGGAGAGACCTCGGGAGGCCCCGGTCTGCGATTCACCGTGGCCGCAACCGTCTTCGGCCTGCTCGCCGTCGCCGGATCCTTCCTGTTCGCCGTCAACGTCGACGGACAGTTGACCCTCGGGGCCGGTGCGCTGTTCATGTTCGGCGTCGTCGCGCTGTGCGTCGGCGCGACGGGGCCGATCGTGTCGATCACCGCAGCGGTCCCCCGCCGCTGGGGTGGTGCCGGTCGCCTCGCGACCGCCACCATCGAACGCGCCCCGCGGCGTATCTGGGCAACCGTGATGACGATCGTGATCGCGGTGGGAGTCAGTGTGGGAGTGTCGGGTTCACTGACCAACATGACCGACTCGGCGGCCGAGTCGTTGTCGTCGTTGGCCGATACCGACCTGTACGTGTCGATGACCTCGCCCGACGCCATACCGTCGGGCCCGATCGTTCCCGCCGAGGTGGAGGACGCCGTAGCGTCGACGCCCGGTGTGTCTCGCATCGTCGAGGGACAGTGGGCGTACGCCACGATCGACGGCGAGACGGTATCCATCCAGGGCGTCGCCGACGGTAGCAACGCGGTGACTCTCACCTCGCTCACCGAGGACGTGCGTTCCCAGGTGCTCGCCGGTGACGGGGTGGTGCTGTCCCGGGGCTTCGGCAGAACGTTGGGGGTCTCGGTGGGCGACTCCATCGACTTGCCGACGCCGACCGGCGTCCAGACCGTGCAGGTGTTGGATCTGGTCGACTACATCAACGCCGCCGGCGGCACGATGGCGATCTCGCTGGATTCGATGCAACGGTGGTACGACCGACCCGGGGCGACGTATTTGGAGATCGGCGTCGACGGAGACGTTGCCGCCGTACAGGATTCGTTGCGTTCGACACTGCCGCCCGAAGCCTTCGTCTACACCGGCGCTGCGGCTCTGGAGGGCACCAGTGCGGCCATCCGACAGTCCGGCGCATTGGCGATCGCGCTGCAGTGGATCGTCGCGCTCGTCGCTGCCGTCGCCTTGCTCAACACCTTGACATTGTCGGTGCTCGAACGTCGCCGCGAACTGGGAGTGCTGCGCGCAATGGGCGGTGGCCGAGGAACCCTGGCGCGAATGGTGCTCGCCGAGGCGCTGTCGGTCGGCATCGTCGGTGGTGTCCTCGGCCTGATCATCGGCGCAGGGCTGCAATACCTGAGCACCCTGATCCTCGGAGCCAGCATCGGGATTCCGGTCGCCTACACCGCGAGCTGGTCGGTGCTGCTGTACGGACTCGTCGCCCTCGGCCTCTCGCTGCTGGGTTCGGCTCCACCTGCTGTGCACGCATCGCGACTGAACATCGTGGACGCCATCGCGGCGGATTAGGTGCTCTGCGGGGCCTCGGGATCCGCAAACGCGCGCGCGTTCGTCAGGTGCGAGCGGAATAGGCAGCCCGTGGCCGGCGATTGTGCGCGCGTCTGGCAAATGCGCGCGCGTTTGTACGAGGATGACCGACGACGTTCGACGCTTTCGCCCGTGACATCGAGTGCTTCGTCGGCATTGAATTTATCGCCGATTACACCGCTCACCAGCATCGCACTGCCCTAAACCTGATCGCCTCGCTGACCGGGACGGTGACGAGCAGCGGCAACCTGCTTCACGATCGACACGGTGGGCCGCTAGACTAGCGAGCGCGATGTGGGCCAGCTGAGCACCGGAGGCAGCGAACCCATCCGCAACCGATTGTTCGATGGATCGAAAGCCGTTGTTGGACAAGGGCTTTTGGTGAGCAGAACGATCACCAGCCTTCGTAGCTCAGGGGATAGAGCAACCCTCTCCTAAAGGGTAGGTCGCAGGTTCGAATCCTGCCGAGGGCACCATCTGACCAGCGGAATTACTGCTGAGCGACGATTCGTGCAATCTCCGTGCGATTAGATCCGGTTACGGGCCTCCGGCTCCAGTCGGCTCCGGCAAGTGTTCCAGCACTTGCACGGAGCCTCGGAACAAACGGAGTAAGCCGTATGAACCGTGCTCGCAGAATACTGCACGCCCAGATTCAGCCTGAGACCATCGCGGGAGTCTTCGCGTGCCTCGGCGTGATCGCCGCCTATGCCCTCGTCATCTTCGCTATGCGCATGGTCCTGGCCCTCGGTTGGTACGTCGGTGCTTGACGCCGCCGTCGTCCGTGAATCGCAGCGGCTGAGCCTCGCTGACTGCACCCCGCGCCTTCGGGCTGTGTACGTCGGCATCTCTGGTCGTCACCGCACGCCGTGCACCGTCTTGGAGCGGCGCGGCGTCCTCATCGCCGTGCGCTGGCCTGACGGCGGTATCGAAGCCGTCCAACCCACCAACCTGACTCGCTCGTAGTTCGACGCTCAAACGTCGCTATCTGGCGGGTCAGACGATAAACGACCGCTCTAGTCACTGTGATCCCTTACGAAGCTCGGCAGAACTAGCTGCCGGGACCTACCTGGCGACTGATCCCCGCTCGGTAGGTAATACCTCTAAGCCTTGCGGCCCGAAGTGGCCGCAGGGCCAGAGGCGTCGGCGCGGACAAACGGGGGTCGGAAATTTGGGAGGTCCCAAGCTTTGGCCTTTAGTCCGCGCTCTTCATCTCTAGAACCGATACCATTCCCAACAGGAGGAACTTGATGAACGCCGTTATGAATCGAATGGGTGACCTGGTCGAGGTCCGTAGCGCTCGTGCAGGTGACATGCGCTTTGTAGCTGTCGCCTGGGAAGGTGACTACGGAACGCAGACCATGCAGGAATGCCCCGACGCACTCATTCTGGCCGATGCACTCCGCTTCGCTTCTGCCGCATTAGGTTTCGATCAGCTCATCCCCGCCATGCAGGCCACACTCCGAGTGAGCAGCGCTGCCCTGGAGGGCGTCCACGACGTGACTATCGAGTGGTCGGATTCGCACTGCGATCTTGTCGACCTGTCCCCTGAGAGGGCAATGGTGCTCGCTGACTACATCGCGGCGGCGGCGCGGGTCCGATAGACCGACCAATTTGTCGGTTTCGCCGGATAGGGTATGTCCCAGCGTCCACACCGCTAGGAGGGCACACCCCATGACCCAACCATTCAGAGTTGTCAGAGTCCCGATGTCCCAGATCGAGACCGGTGACCACGTACAAAGCCCGCTCGGCGCGATCTTCAAAGTCCACGGAAAGCGCATGTCCTGGGGCAATGGAGAGCCGCCGTGGACCCTCACATCCGAGCACGGGAATCTGAAAGTTCAAGGCGACGGCGACACTTTGGTGAATAAGGTTGTGCCCGCGTAGCAACTGGGGCCAGAACGGTCGACGGTACGCGAAGACTGAGCAGACCTATCGGGTCAAGCCGACTCAGATGCCCTTATTCACCTTGCCTGAGGTAAACCACTCAACGAGCGGCACCGCCAACATCACTGCCGCTTCGGCCTCCGACTGCGACACCGGGGGAATTCCAACAGATGCGGGACCACCGTGACGATCTGTCTGCCCCACCCATAACATCTGCATCATTCCCAGCACGACAGTATGAGTCGACGCATCTTCATGCTCGCGGTTGTGCGGCAGTCGGAATGTCGGAGCGTTCTTAAAATCCCGAATGACAGTTCCCAAGGTCGCCTTGGCGTTCGCCGGGCTAACTACGGGAATAGTGGCGTCCTCTACTGCTTTGATCGCTAGGCTATAAGCCTTTGACGGGTCAGGATCGACTCCGTACGCTGCCTCGAACGCATTTGACAGGCGTTTACCTGCATTCCTCGCAGTGACACCGACTGTTGCTATAGCCTGCGCTGCACCGTCGGTCAACCGGCGCACAAGCGCTGCCCTGCCCGAACGGATACCGATTGTCCACACAGAGGACGCATCTTCAAGTAAGTAACGAAGCTTGTCCGCATCGGCTCCGACACTCACAAGATAGTCGACAAGTTGCCACTCCTTGCCGAGTCCCTCGAACTCTCTGACCAGCAGCCGAGCGGCGGCAGCAGCATCGTCGTATTCACCGATTTTTCCAGTTACCTTGACACGCAGGACGCGCTCGATGCCTTTGACAACCTCCAGGTTGACGATTGGCGGGTAGATTGGCCGACCATGGTCATTCAGGGTCTCTGCTAACCAATCTACGAGCGATTTACGCAGCCATTCGCTGATGCCCTCGTGTAACTCGAAATAAGTCTCATCGTCAGGCTCTACACCGAGCGGACGCCATTCCTCCGTCATGGATTGAAGTATGCAGCAAAACGACGGTGGAACCTGTGATCGCTGCGGGTTCGCGCGTCCGCATTCTTTAAGTCCAGAAGGGTCGACGGTGCGTGATCGCGGATCGGGCGGTCAAGTGGTCGAGGCCAACATCGGATGCCCACCGAGCTACAGCCCGCGTCCACGCGCCACGCGCAGACAGCATCGCCCGTGCCCGCTGCGCGGACCACTCGGGATGCGTGTCGGCAATCATCGCGAGCCGTTCCAGCGTCTCGGCGCTGGCCCATACCGGGACGCAGGGGCCAGCTGCGATCTCGGGAGGGACAGTCACCCTGCTCGGAGATTTCGCGGCGATACGGCCAGCCATCAAGCGCCGCCGATACTGCGCAGGTGCGGGGCATCGCTCGGCGCATAGGACGTACCCGAGTAAGCACCGCGAGCAGCGCCGCGCTTCTATGGCCGCGACGGTGCATCGCTGGACGGAGCTACTGCCGACTCGTCGGGAATGCGCAGTGACGCCACGAGGCGGGCCGCAACCTGACCCTGTAGGCGAGCTTCCACGAGCAACGGGTTCGTTACCGGCCCTGTCTTGCCCGTCACCACGAGCGGTTCGTCCACCATTGCATCCTGGAGCCTGTCAAGTCGCGTCACCACCCTGCAAAGTTCATTCAAAATGAGCATTTCGGACACGTTGAAGGTGTACTTCAGGGTGGTTTCGCGCCAGAAACTGACCGCATTCTCGGACCAGCTTTCACCGGGTAGGGGCTTTGACCTGGGCATATACGAGGTCCTTTCGTAGATCTTGTCAAGTCCTAGGGAATGTTCAGGTATGGCGCACAGCGATCCACAGAGCGCTGCGTAGTGAAATCCGTTGGGGGGCAGGGGGTTCCGGCCCCCTGACTGCTATATTGGATGCAGCAGTCAAACGATTTGCACTGCAACATCTTCGGGCTCTCGCCCACCACTTCCCGCCACTCGGCACCCGTTACGAAGGAGCTTCGCCATGCCCGCATTCACCGACTTCATCGACTACCCCGCCGCCGACATTGCCGAGATGGAGAGCGAATTATGGGATGCGCGCCAGTGGGTGCTTGACGTTGGCGAGCAGTTCGGTGAGGACAGCCCCGAGTACGCCCGCGCTGTCGAGATGCGCGACGACACACGAACGGTGCTCAACTGCATGCGCCTCGGCCAGCCCATGCCTGCCGAGTTGACCTAGCTCCGTGGTCCCGAATGGTTGCAGCTGGGTTCGATTCCCTGCCGGGACGCGCACTGTCACTTATCATTCCATTCACCTCACGAACGGAGTTCGCACATGTCCGATAGTCTGCTCGATTTCTACAAGGAACGTCGCAACGAGAAGCGCCGCACCGAAACCAACGAACGCCGCCTCGGATACGCGGTGGCTGGCGTCGCGATCTCCGACCAGCGCGCCGAGAACTTCCGCAGGGAAGGCGACATGGCGATGCGGGCGAAGGACTACGAGTACGCCGAGCAGTGCTACGCATCGTTCCGCGCAGCTCGTAAGGCGGCGGCGCTGGGGACATTCGAGACGCTCGACCGCCTCTCGGCGCTGGGGCGCTGAATCGTGGGTTACTACACAGATCGACTCAATAAGAAGCGCGCCAAGGCGTCACAGGAACGCCAAATCGGCCACGCGCAGAGTGCTCGCAAACATGTGAAGGAAGAGGCCGACCACTGGCGCAAGGAAGCCGAACACGCAGCGGCGACCGGGCAATACGACTACGCAATCGAATGCTGGAACATGGTGGCAGCCATGAACGATGCCTACGCTGGAGCGACTCACGAGATCCTCCAGCGACGTAAAGCGATGGGGTACTGAGGCGGGTCATGCAAGATTCTGTGCCGTCCAACCGCGAGCGGCACGCACCTGGGACAGGAGGGAACCGGGTGCGTGCCGTTCTGGGTCCAGGGAGCGATGACTGAGGTCGTTTCCTGAGGTTCCTGGTCGTCCGCAGGAGCGACGGTGACCAGGAGGCTTATTAGTTGCCGCTGGCAGGTTTCTTGTTCGCTGCACGGCGGCGTGGTGCGGTGGGTGCCTTGGCGACGGACTCTGCCGGGGCAGGTTCGTCGTCGTCCTCGGCCTCGGTCGGGTCGTCGTCCGCAATCTCGCACCAGCCGTTACGTACCCATCCCGCTACTGCTCCGGGGTGGACCAGCACCAGGGCACCTGCACCGACCTGACGACCTTGAACCTGGTCATAGATCAGATGCCCTGGGCTTACCCGGCAGAGGACTGCCTCGGACGGTGCGACTGCTCGTGCCCGCGAGGTCATGGTGCGGTAGTGGTGATCTTGACGATGCTTGCAGGGTCAGGCCAGCCGTAGGTTGCTCGCAGGATCGCCCTGACTGCACTGCGATCCGAAGTGAAGAACGCGCTTCGATCGGATTCGATGGTGGCGTCTTGGCGCATCACCAGCAGCGAGCGGGCGGCGGGGATTGCCCAGATCGTGTTCGGAGCGACGTGCGGGCTGACGAGCAGCGGCACACCCTGCACCAGTCGACGGGTCGGCAGTGTCGGATCGGGCTGGAGCAGTGGCGACTTCGCGAGGTGCGATTCACCCTGCTTCACTACGGCCAAGCGTAGCGCCGTCTCGGGGCTGGTCACGAACGAGTTGACCTGCGTCCCGCGCTGTTCGGCCAGGGACAGCGCCTCGGCAGCCCAGTCGAGGTTCTCGATGAAGCCGTTCGCGTCGTTCGGTGCAGCTAGGGTCTTGATTCCCGACAATGCCGAGAGGCCAGCCGGGGCGGGTGCGGCCAGGTTGCCGAACGCGCCAGCGTCGAGCTTCGCGGCCAGGTCGTTTGCGAGGTAGCCGCCGATCATCTCGGCAGCGGCGGGACTGGAATCGTTGGCCAGCTCGTTCGAGATCACCGTCAGACCAGCGAGTTTCGCGGGAGTGAGTACCAGTTCGTCGATGTCGGCATCGGTGATGGCAATTTCTGCGCCTTCGGCGGTCCACGCCGCTGTAGGGCCGCTGGCCATGATCGGGACCCGGACTGCACTGTTTCGGGTCGGGATGACCGTCGATGCCTGGGCGAATACGGACAGCTTCTGGACTGGCTCGATCAACAGGTCGTAGATCTGCTTCTCAGTCAGTATCGCTGAGCTATTGAGTGTGGTGTTCGTCATGTGTTCCTCTATGAAATTGTGTTGTGGGAGAGCGTTTTTGAACTTCTCTCCGACTTCCCACAGGGAACGACGGGTGCACCACAGGTGCTATGAAGTTGTACCGAGTTCGACCCAGCCGACAGGCTCTAGGTCGAACTCGGGGGTACAGGTCGCGAGCAATTCACGGTGGACTCTGCTCAAGGATTGGCCGGTTGCTCTGCACGCTCAG
This genomic window contains:
- a CDS encoding phage major capsid protein, which translates into the protein MTNTTLNSSAILTEKQIYDLLIEPVQKLSVFAQASTVIPTRNSAVRVPIMASGPTAAWTAEGAEIAITDADIDELVLTPAKLAGLTVISNELANDSSPAAAEMIGGYLANDLAAKLDAGAFGNLAAPAPAGLSALSGIKTLAAPNDANGFIENLDWAAEALSLAEQRGTQVNSFVTSPETALRLAVVKQGESHLAKSPLLQPDPTLPTRRLVQGVPLLVSPHVAPNTIWAIPAARSLLVMRQDATIESDRSAFFTSDRSAVRAILRATYGWPDPASIVKITTTAP
- a CDS encoding ABC transporter ATP-binding protein, which gives rise to MKLELSGVVKEYPTGEQPVRALDGIDLTIEGGQFVSLVAPSGAGKSTLLHMLGALDTPTSGSIRFDDVEVTTLDDNAQSDFRRHQVGFVFQFFNLLPTMSAWENVAVPKLLDGTPIKKAKSDAMRLLDMVGLSNRSEHRPAQLSGGQIQRIAIARALMMDPALLIADEPTGNLDSKTSHNVLEILAEVAHASDGRRAVVMATHDLEAARSTDRIVSMIDGRVETDTPTAGLDR
- a CDS encoding ABC transporter permease codes for the protein MHWVRSLVSAGVVAVAAGLLIAVLGTYGSLTGSVERLAVSIAGNADYEVVGVTDSGFDQSELDAVRAVPGVETAVPLLRSTVRSDVGDLTILGVDSSITALQSDLEGAVGNAAGLLTDPAGVLVGAATGLTQGDTVTIDDVPTTVVGVVDGPGTQRIGGGMFAVALIPTAQTLTDRPDQLDSIFVLGSGDALRTDLDAALAGRVSVMNPDFRANRANQAMSLTRNATLMVSLIAFVVAAFLVFNVMNMAIAKRRPTISLLRAVGGRRGDIVRDLLFESVLVGLVGGAVGVPLGIVMGRIAIESLPPFLSQAFDARIEYVLPGFAIPVAIVACVLACAGASAVAAVQVYRISPIEALAVGGGETSGGPGLRFTVAATVFGLLAVAGSFLFAVNVDGQLTLGAGALFMFGVVALCVGATGPIVSITAAVPRRWGGAGRLATATIERAPRRIWATVMTIVIAVGVSVGVSGSLTNMTDSAAESLSSLADTDLYVSMTSPDAIPSGPIVPAEVEDAVASTPGVSRIVEGQWAYATIDGETVSIQGVADGSNAVTLTSLTEDVRSQVLAGDGVVLSRGFGRTLGVSVGDSIDLPTPTGVQTVQVLDLVDYINAAGGTMAISLDSMQRWYDRPGATYLEIGVDGDVAAVQDSLRSTLPPEAFVYTGAAALEGTSAAIRQSGALAIALQWIVALVAAVALLNTLTLSVLERRRELGVLRAMGGGRGTLARMVLAEALSVGIVGGVLGLIIGAGLQYLSTLILGASIGIPVAYTASWSVLLYGLVALGLSLLGSAPPAVHASRLNIVDAIAAD
- a CDS encoding PucR family transcriptional regulator, which codes for MTVHNSTSLGIMVAGQPASAPLRDFRAVARLLVGHFAANTPCGSLPGEQLHGDVTEFTVKCISIAVQMLDERRAPAESDLAELRAKASQWAREGVPLESVLSVYHEGIQIGWNLVSKRAGEGDAAQLIEAARMFVLLSEKVSIAASKSYVEELQSVASEHHTAAHTLVTSLLSGHNAVSMARQSGIELADSYLVLAISVPPHPDENDPNIQKTVAARRKLRRVQAELATICGRTPLSLLSTEGGTVLIPGVHDEEWVEALVHRIGTAAEVPVTVTAEQAATADIPTAADQVHELLSLAHQLHRPSGLYRMDDLVLEYQLTRPGPGRRHLTQILEPLDSSPELLETLEIHISHDLNRQRSARQLHLHTNTVDYRLKRIAQLTGFDPTRPSGIRHLQAALVARRLESSRGAA